TCTAATCAAACGGTACGGCCGGGTCGTGGCCAAGCTGGTCCCCGCCGAGGCCCCACTTCGCCCAAAACGAACTCCCGGAGTCTGGAAGGGCAAGGTCAGGATCGCCCGGGACTTCGACGAAGTGGATGCCGAGATTGCGGAGCTCATGGCGGAGGGGCCGGTT
This portion of the Thermus filiformis genome encodes:
- a CDS encoding type II toxin-antitoxin system Phd/YefM family antitoxin, yielding MPKAPEAPIRAFNLAEAKARLSSLVRRAEQGEVILIKRYGRVVAKLVPAEAPLRPKRTPGVWKGKVRIARDFDEVDAEIAELMAEGPVEPSS